In Oryza sativa Japonica Group chromosome 3, ASM3414082v1, one DNA window encodes the following:
- the LOC107280462 gene encoding uncharacterized protein, with product MTILASQQLQHTEQDVRSCTLSPVGLTTAAYYRLITYHGILWRPAPFIWIKAIPNTCKIFLWLAFRGRLNTNDNRVQKCWASDPHCAVCPTIETADHIILRCRLASKVWKKLNIYEQATQSTDVLHFVDQVLTITPSHLKSGWPICFGACTHNLWKARNHRTFQQRDLTTANVTHQIRECLQLWENHIKPQCRPPICRWIDLLA from the coding sequence ATGACGATTCTAGCTTCTCAGCAACTACAGCATACTGAACAAGACGTAAGAAGCTGTACACTAAGCCCGGTTGGATTAACAACAGCAGCATACTACAGGCTTATAACATATCATGGCATTCTATGGCGCCCAGCTCCTTTCATATGGATCAAAGCAATACCGAACACATGTAAAATTTTTCTTTGGCTGGCCTTTCGAGGAAGACTGAACACAAATGACAATAGGGTACAGAAATGCTGGGCATCTGATCCACATTGTGCTGTCTGCCCTACCATTGAGACAGCAGACCATATCATATTGCGCTGCCGACTAGCTTCTAAGGTTTGGAAGAAACTCAACATCTATGAACAGGCAACTCAAAGCACAGACGTTCTCCACTTCGTTGATCAGGTCCTGACAATTACGCCCTCACATCTCAAATCTGGATGGCCAATATGCTTTGGCGCCTGCACACACAACTTATGGAAAGCACGCAACCATAGAACATTCCAGCAGCGAGATCTTACCACGGCAAATGTGACACATCAAATCAGAGAATGTCTACAATTATGGGAAAATCACATTAAGCCACAATGTCGACCTCCAATATGCAGATGGATAGACTTACTAGCGTAG
- the LOC4331681 gene encoding photosynthetic NDH subunit of subcomplex B 2, chloroplastic has translation MATSSLLPLHLPTRPSAVKASAAATAAAAPTPQSLEESFGRKGLRFAADPATGAPTAELSVRNGSSLQLRLADGLVTSYRPKVYWKDDGCREVLHTVAGAGAGGEVKGGVGLALSEVSSSGAAESLLVGSEWSVVDADSDSYDAVQVELGCTKGSGTLEVTYVVTLYPLSMATAVMVKNNGKKPVSLTSAMLSHIKFDKRRGTAVEGLRGCPYCSHPPPAAGFALLTPAEAMKREDGGWFGGGGGEEPRQGVWTVEDNLYTILKKKVSRVYAAPPEERKKRIYSTAPSKFTTIDQNSGLGFRVVRMGYEDMYLCSPGEMYRKFGKDYFLCTGTASMLVPVVVNPGEEWRAAQVIEHDNL, from the exons ATGGCCACCTCCTCGCTgctccccctccacctccccacGAGGCCGTCCGCCGTcaaggcctccgccgccgcgacggcggcggcggccccgaCGCCGCAGTCGCTGGAGGAGTCGTTCGGACGGAAGGgcctccggttcgccgccgaccCGGCCACCGGCGCGCCCACCGCCGAGCTCAGCGTGCGGAACGGCAGCTCGCTGCAGCTCCGGCTCGCCGACGGGCTGGTCACCTCGTACCGGCCCAAGGTGTACTGGAAGGACGACGGGTGCAGGGAGGTGCTCcacaccgtcgccggcgccggcgccggcggcgaggtcaaGGGCGGCGTCGGGCTCGCGCTCAGCGAGGtgtcctcctccggcgccgccgagtCGCTCCTCGTCGGCTCCGAGTGGTCCGTCGTGGACGCCGACTCCGACTCCTACGATGCAGTGCAG GTTGAGCTGGGGTGCACCAAGGGGAGCGGGACGCTGGAGGTGACGTACGTGGTGACGCTGTACCCGCTGagcatggcgacggcggtgatGGTGAAGAACAACGGCAAGAAGCCGGTGTCGCTGACGAGCGCGATGCTGAGCCACATCAAGTTCGACAAGCGGCGGGGCACGGCGGTGGAGGGGCTCCGGGGATGCCCCTACTGCTcccacccgccgccggccgccggcttcGCGCTCCTCACCCCGGCGGAGGCCATGAAGCGGGAGGACGGCGGatggttcggcggcggcggcggcgaggagccccGGCAGGGGGTGTGGACCGTGGAGGACAACCTCTACACCATCCTCAAGAAGAAGGTGAGCAGGGTGTACGCGGCCCCgccggaggagaggaagaagcgCATCTACAGCACGGCGCCCTCCAAATTCACCACCATTGATCAG AATAGCGGGCTGGGGTTCAGGGTGGTGAGGATGGGGTACGAGGACATGTACCTGTGCAGCCCGGGGGAGATGTACAGGAAGTTCGGCAAGGACTACTTCCTGTGCACCGGGACGGCGTCCATGCTGGTGCCGGTGGTCGTCAACCCCGGCGAGGAGTGGAGGGCGGCGCAGGTCATCGAGCACGACAACCTGTAA